A section of the Bacillus sp. HSf4 genome encodes:
- a CDS encoding recombinase family protein, whose translation MHEIKRVAIYCRVSTEEQATEGYSISAQLQTLRQYTQLYGWEIAEEYVDEGISGKNISGRPAMQKLISDVEKDKFQAVLVWKISRLSRNMLDTLTLLDKFEDYGVKFISYSENFDTGSPIGRLVVQLMASIAEMERNTLSENVKLGMKQRALEGSWNGGVVFGYDTIEKELVINKKEAEIVQQIYQLYANGKGLKSIANYLNKAGYRTKRNCYFSINGVAQILDNVIYNGKISWLKVENWDTKRRRGKNPNPILVEGQHEAIISDELWSMVQARRKSKSFKQRQSNEPFLLSSLLRCPDCGQGMVPAITTNKRKDGTKKKYRYYVCSNFHNKGSSACRANSIKAYDAEYEVINKIEKILSNQNQLFSKLQSINTTSIESLNQLNSELKQLENRLSEIQELQNRYLEAFEQKTLPIAILQERLQHVSKEKVELEQRHNEITGQLSSNDARVIQPELIQKLLDKFLLVYKQSSRERQKHLLQLLLNKVTVKHPIGQSRMVDQVELDFDFSEVNISKSFTLIHMLYRETDNANGFPQPIPASDNKIPPYLHHFLPLFMVRFPPINPKRPINLLE comes from the coding sequence ATGCACGAAATAAAACGTGTCGCAATTTACTGTAGGGTTTCTACCGAAGAGCAGGCAACGGAAGGATACAGCATATCTGCCCAATTACAAACTTTACGTCAATATACTCAATTATATGGTTGGGAGATTGCAGAGGAATATGTAGATGAGGGAATAAGTGGAAAGAACATTAGCGGTCGCCCTGCAATGCAAAAACTTATTTCAGATGTTGAAAAGGATAAATTTCAAGCTGTTCTTGTTTGGAAGATCTCACGCCTATCACGAAATATGTTAGATACTCTCACTCTATTAGACAAATTCGAAGATTATGGAGTAAAGTTCATCTCTTACTCTGAAAACTTTGATACAGGCAGTCCAATTGGTCGTTTAGTTGTTCAACTAATGGCTTCCATTGCAGAAATGGAGCGTAATACGTTATCTGAGAACGTTAAGCTCGGAATGAAACAGAGAGCATTAGAAGGTTCATGGAATGGAGGCGTTGTATTTGGCTACGATACAATTGAAAAAGAGCTTGTGATCAACAAAAAGGAAGCTGAGATTGTACAACAAATCTATCAACTATATGCCAATGGTAAAGGCTTAAAGTCAATCGCAAACTACTTAAATAAAGCAGGTTACAGAACTAAACGGAATTGTTATTTTTCGATAAACGGTGTAGCTCAAATCTTAGACAATGTTATCTATAACGGGAAGATCAGTTGGTTAAAAGTTGAAAATTGGGATACAAAACGGAGGAGAGGGAAAAATCCAAATCCTATCCTTGTAGAAGGACAGCATGAAGCCATTATTTCCGATGAATTATGGAGTATGGTACAAGCAAGGCGGAAAAGTAAATCATTTAAACAAAGGCAATCTAATGAACCATTTTTACTTAGCAGTCTTTTACGTTGCCCCGATTGTGGTCAAGGTATGGTTCCTGCCATTACAACAAATAAACGAAAGGATGGAACAAAGAAGAAATATCGTTATTATGTTTGCTCTAACTTTCATAACAAAGGTTCATCTGCATGTAGAGCAAATTCAATAAAAGCATATGATGCAGAATACGAAGTAATTAATAAGATTGAGAAGATCCTTTCCAACCAAAATCAGTTATTCTCTAAACTTCAATCTATAAATACTACTTCGATTGAATCTTTAAACCAACTCAATAGTGAATTGAAACAATTAGAAAATCGCCTATCAGAAATACAAGAACTACAGAATCGTTACTTGGAAGCATTTGAGCAAAAGACCTTACCAATAGCAATCTTGCAAGAACGATTACAGCATGTCTCTAAAGAAAAAGTAGAGTTAGAACAAAGGCACAATGAAATCACTGGGCAATTAAGCTCCAACGATGCAAGAGTAATCCAACCAGAGCTTATCCAAAAGCTTTTAGACAAATTCCTTTTAGTCTATAAACAATCATCAAGAGAAAGACAAAAACATTTACTTCAACTCTTGCTTAACAAGGTTACAGTAAAACACCCAATTGGGCAATCACGAATGGTCGATCAAGTTGAACTCGACTTTGACTTTTCAGAGGTCAATATTTCTAAGTCCTTTACACTTATCCACATGTTGTATCGAGAAACGGATAATGCAAATGGTTTTCCACAGCCAATACCCGCTTCCGACAACAAAATACCACCTTATTTACATCATTTTTTGCCTCTATTTATGGTACGGTTCCCCCCGATTAATCCGAAACGCCCGATAAACCTGCTCGAGTAA
- a CDS encoding GNAT family N-acetyltransferase, with the protein MLKTKLKIDLSKQKRNPVFLTPMSEDDFRTYQTYSIQHYAMAKVKAGTWTIAEAMEKSEEQLKTLLPDGTATINHYLWSIVNENKDVIGWLWLYADPYHPQKEAFIYDFGLYEAYRGQGNGQQALKALEEEAKQLGIKKLSLHVFAHNKTAKRLYEKMNFETTDLHMSKRL; encoded by the coding sequence ATGTTAAAGACGAAATTGAAAATAGACTTAAGCAAGCAGAAAAGAAATCCGGTCTTTCTGACACCGATGTCGGAAGACGATTTTAGAACCTATCAAACATACTCAATCCAACATTACGCCATGGCAAAAGTGAAAGCCGGCACATGGACGATAGCGGAAGCAATGGAGAAATCGGAAGAACAACTGAAAACGCTTTTGCCCGATGGAACGGCAACCATCAATCATTATCTCTGGTCGATTGTGAATGAAAACAAGGATGTCATCGGCTGGCTTTGGCTTTACGCAGATCCCTACCACCCGCAAAAGGAAGCGTTCATTTATGATTTCGGCCTTTACGAGGCCTATCGCGGACAAGGAAACGGCCAGCAGGCTTTAAAGGCATTGGAAGAGGAAGCAAAGCAATTGGGTATCAAAAAGCTTTCCCTTCATGTATTCGCCCATAATAAGACGGCGAAACGGCTGTATGAGAAAATGAATTTTGAAACAACTGATTTGCATATGAGCAAGCGGCTGTAA
- a CDS encoding MBL fold metallo-hydrolase: MSLQFSVLASGSTGNAFYLETDDHAFLVDAGLSGKAIEGLMSQIDRSLDQLDGIFVTHEHSDHIKGLGVLARKYELPVYANEKTWKAMEGHIGKIDSGQKFVFPMESVKSFGSLDVESFGVSHDAAEPMFYVFHYNGRKLALITDTGYVSDRMKGIIRSANVFIFESNHDVGMLQMGRYPWNIKRRILSDIGHVSNEDAALAMKDVIGDETSRIYLAHLSQDNNMKELARMSVQQTLAAKGLLAGEAFDLFDTDPKKPTPLAAV; this comes from the coding sequence ATGAGCCTGCAATTTAGCGTACTTGCGAGCGGGAGTACCGGAAATGCATTTTATTTGGAAACGGATGACCACGCTTTTCTTGTTGACGCAGGGCTTAGCGGGAAGGCAATCGAAGGTCTGATGTCGCAAATTGACCGGAGTTTGGACCAGCTGGACGGAATTTTTGTCACTCATGAACACAGTGATCATATTAAAGGTCTCGGTGTGCTGGCAAGAAAATATGAGCTTCCCGTCTATGCCAATGAAAAAACGTGGAAGGCGATGGAAGGCCATATCGGCAAAATAGACAGCGGTCAGAAGTTCGTGTTTCCGATGGAGTCGGTAAAGTCGTTCGGTTCCCTTGATGTTGAATCTTTTGGCGTCTCTCATGATGCTGCAGAACCGATGTTTTACGTTTTTCACTATAATGGACGAAAGCTTGCGCTGATTACGGATACCGGCTATGTCAGCGACAGAATGAAAGGCATTATCCGCTCGGCCAACGTCTTTATTTTTGAAAGCAACCACGACGTCGGGATGCTGCAGATGGGCCGCTATCCATGGAATATTAAGAGGCGGATTTTGAGCGACATCGGCCACGTTTCAAATGAAGATGCCGCATTGGCGATGAAAGATGTCATCGGAGACGAGACATCAAGAATTTACTTGGCTCATTTAAGCCAGGACAACAATATGAAGGAGCTGGCGAGAATGTCGGTTCAGCAAACCCTTGCCGCCAAGGGATTGCTGGCCGGAGAAGCCTTTGATTTATTCGATACGGATCCCAAAAAGCCAACACCTCTTGCAGCCGTATAA
- the rlmH gene encoding 23S rRNA (pseudouridine(1915)-N(3))-methyltransferase RlmH: MNISIVAIGKLKEKYLKQGIDEYSKRLSAYAKIDIIELPDEKAPENLSDQDMKIIKDKEGERILSKISPDAHVIALAIEGKMKSSEELADNMDRLATYGKSKVTFVIGGSLGLSDAVLKRADEKLSFSRMTFPHQLMRLILLEQVYRAFRINRGEPYHK, from the coding sequence GTGAATATATCAATCGTAGCAATCGGAAAACTGAAAGAAAAATATTTAAAACAAGGAATCGACGAATACAGCAAACGGCTTTCAGCCTACGCCAAAATCGACATCATCGAACTCCCGGACGAAAAAGCGCCGGAGAACTTAAGCGACCAGGACATGAAAATCATCAAAGACAAAGAAGGCGAACGAATCCTCTCCAAAATCAGCCCCGACGCCCACGTCATCGCCTTGGCGATCGAAGGAAAAATGAAAAGCTCAGAAGAATTAGCCGATAATATGGATAGACTCGCCACATATGGAAAGAGCAAGGTAACCTTCGTCATCGGCGGCTCACTCGGCTTGAGCGACGCCGTCCTGAAGCGCGCAGATGAAAAGCTGTCGTTTTCACGGATGACGTTTCCACATCAGCTGATGAGGCTGATTTTACTCGAGCAGGTTTATCGGGCGTTTCGGATTAATCGGGGGGAACCGTACCATAAATAG
- a CDS encoding DUF4234 domain-containing protein — protein sequence MNDNLQMAMKTLSNEKNKSTVSVVVLCLVTLGIYIPYWFLSRRKSFDLLPYHDIPYTTLKAIIFYHLFSIPMRISAAIVFPEMHYSLYLLLDRIILILSAGVLIYCALVVTASLNKLSGKEPAKGSVFAFLLNVIYIQHRINKLAEPKRPYLTRAS from the coding sequence ATGAACGACAATTTGCAGATGGCGATGAAAACGCTGTCTAATGAAAAGAACAAAAGTACGGTGTCCGTTGTTGTTTTGTGTCTTGTTACCCTGGGGATTTACATTCCATATTGGTTTTTATCCAGAAGAAAAAGCTTCGATTTGCTGCCATATCATGATATTCCCTACACCACGTTAAAAGCCATTATATTTTATCATTTATTTTCTATTCCGATGAGAATATCAGCCGCAATCGTATTTCCAGAGATGCACTACAGCCTTTATCTATTGCTGGATAGAATTATTTTGATTTTGTCTGCTGGTGTTCTGATTTACTGTGCGCTCGTTGTGACGGCTTCATTGAATAAACTGTCGGGAAAAGAACCTGCCAAAGGCTCTGTTTTCGCATTCCTTTTAAATGTGATATACATACAGCACAGAATCAATAAACTGGCAGAGCCCAAGCGGCCTTATTTGACCAGGGCATCATAA
- a CDS encoding CxxH/CxxC protein gives MKSCEEHIETVIDMYVDEEELAPEIRKIEHTHSLSTTCELCDKPAIYIVGNE, from the coding sequence ATGAAGTCTTGCGAAGAACATATTGAGACCGTCATTGACATGTATGTGGATGAGGAAGAATTAGCCCCGGAAATCAGAAAAATCGAACATACACACAGCTTATCCACAACCTGTGAATTGTGCGATAAGCCCGCAATATATATAGTGGGGAACGAATGA
- the yycI gene encoding two-component system regulatory protein YycI gives MEWNRTKTIFIIVFLILDIFLAYQYFDKRKINQFPILEKSTLQEDMKADHISYGNLSKETSKGSSISAQKRIFKPSEIKSLKGQKPKTDLSKTDPLTEIKMVFDDPIVLPKTDMKTKAREIVDEEIIDGSKYKFWKIDKSQKQIIFFQTYKGSYIFQDRQDNTNNEMGEVVLYFNDKNEVVSYKQSMLQDIKEVKTENLISAVGAVEALYYPDFLKKYSKVKSAELGYFTQYPLASAQIFVPVWRIEVERKTDDKTIKEEFIVDARDGAVLQSQEKKEKS, from the coding sequence GTGGAGTGGAATAGAACAAAAACAATCTTCATCATCGTCTTCCTGATCCTTGATATCTTTTTGGCGTATCAATACTTTGATAAACGGAAAATCAACCAGTTCCCGATTTTAGAAAAGTCGACACTGCAGGAAGATATGAAAGCAGACCATATTTCCTACGGCAACTTGTCGAAGGAGACATCAAAAGGCTCTTCAATCTCCGCGCAAAAAAGGATCTTTAAACCGAGCGAAATTAAATCGTTAAAAGGGCAAAAGCCGAAAACAGATCTGTCGAAAACAGACCCCTTAACAGAAATCAAAATGGTATTTGATGATCCCATTGTGCTGCCGAAAACGGATATGAAAACAAAAGCAAGGGAAATCGTCGATGAGGAAATCATTGACGGCAGCAAGTATAAGTTCTGGAAGATCGACAAGTCTCAAAAGCAGATCATCTTCTTCCAAACGTACAAAGGAAGCTACATTTTTCAGGATCGACAAGATAATACCAACAATGAAATGGGAGAAGTCGTTCTTTATTTTAATGATAAAAATGAAGTCGTTTCTTATAAACAGTCGATGCTGCAGGACATAAAAGAGGTCAAAACAGAAAATCTGATTTCGGCGGTTGGTGCGGTTGAAGCGTTATACTATCCGGATTTTCTGAAAAAATACAGCAAAGTCAAATCGGCTGAACTTGGATATTTCACACAGTATCCTTTGGCAAGCGCCCAGATTTTCGTACCGGTCTGGAGAATCGAAGTAGAACGCAAAACGGACGACAAAACGATAAAAGAAGAATTTATCGTGGATGCACGGGACGGCGCTGTTCTTCAATCACAGGAGAAAAAGGAAAAATCGTAA
- a CDS encoding phage/plasmid replication protein, producing MIHTIKLYFPIEYYEVMDLQKRFNIIYTQLNDYFVNYYGGKFKGITLQISNKGNGQWKLYMFIDAILLLGKSDITEDDYNSLEQEIMNILWILFKHFLHFKHHILQRIDYRYDVVVKEKLHRDILLHLYQKLTKSHRYQKKYIGKRNSEGVFQKYETTVYHASDSAQAVVYSKEEERLFKKERIQEYEKNVLRFEVRILKDHINYMARQDKGNCRPKKLKEYMKEEVYRGYFRKYMSPIYHPGEFYKLDEARKRIRHSSLSNSNKNKLIEFLKQVSSHSIDTPLKSMTKATLRNRLEMLSQLGINPIPIPKNYSKAPNTLSNPLDKFLW from the coding sequence GTGATCCATACAATTAAGCTGTATTTTCCCATTGAATACTATGAAGTTATGGATTTGCAAAAAAGATTTAATATTATTTACACGCAACTGAATGACTACTTTGTTAATTACTACGGTGGTAAGTTTAAAGGAATTACGCTTCAAATTTCAAATAAAGGCAATGGACAGTGGAAGTTATATATGTTCATAGATGCAATTCTCCTTCTTGGTAAGTCAGACATTACAGAAGATGATTATAATTCGTTGGAACAAGAGATAATGAATATTCTTTGGATTCTCTTTAAACATTTTTTGCATTTCAAACATCATATCCTACAAAGAATTGATTACCGATACGATGTAGTTGTAAAGGAAAAGCTCCACCGAGATATTTTGCTTCACTTGTATCAGAAGCTTACTAAATCACATCGGTATCAGAAAAAGTATATAGGAAAGCGTAATTCTGAAGGTGTTTTTCAAAAATATGAAACAACAGTTTACCATGCATCAGATTCTGCACAGGCTGTAGTTTATTCAAAAGAAGAAGAACGCTTATTCAAAAAAGAAAGGATACAGGAGTATGAAAAAAACGTATTAAGATTTGAAGTACGGATTCTCAAAGATCATATTAATTATATGGCTCGACAAGACAAAGGGAATTGTCGACCTAAGAAATTAAAAGAATATATGAAAGAGGAAGTCTATCGAGGTTATTTCCGCAAATATATGTCACCCATTTACCATCCTGGAGAATTTTATAAGTTAGATGAAGCAAGAAAACGTATACGTCACTCCTCCCTCTCTAATTCCAATAAAAATAAGCTAATTGAATTTTTGAAACAAGTCTCTTCTCATAGCATTGATACCCCACTGAAATCCATGACAAAAGCTACACTTCGAAACCGCTTGGAAATGTTGAGTCAACTTGGCATCAATCCAATCCCCATTCCTAAAAATTACTCAAAAGCACCAAACACTCTAAGCAATCCTCTTGATAAATTTTTATGGTAA
- a CDS encoding S1C family serine protease has product MDFNHDEEKYVRQKPERNWRSFLFSSLIGAVIGALLTVFALPYLSEQGLLPYNLQVIESNGGRTATGQTGTVRNVSVNVNNEVTQVVSKVSDAVVGVINIQKTGVWDEDGEAGTGSGVIYKKDGNTSHIVTNHHVIEGATQIEVSLNDGTRLPAKLIGSDRLMDLAVLQVNSNKIKAAAEFGNSDKVKTGEPVIAIGNPLGLQFSGSVTQGIISGTERAVPVDSNGDGQPDWNAEVLQTDAAINPGNSGGGLFNIDGKVIGINSMKIAESAVEGIGLSIPANLAIPVINDLEKYGEVRRPYLGIEMKSLGDIASYHWQETLKLPDNVTSGVVVMGVAPMSPAGRADLNELDVIIEFNGERVYDIVDLRKELYTKHVGDTVKLKYMRGGKEKTTEVKLSRSKLGN; this is encoded by the coding sequence GTGGATTTTAATCATGATGAGGAAAAGTACGTTCGTCAAAAGCCGGAAAGAAATTGGAGAAGCTTTTTGTTTTCCAGCTTGATCGGTGCCGTGATCGGCGCTTTGCTGACAGTCTTTGCGCTGCCGTATCTTTCCGAACAGGGGCTCTTGCCGTACAACCTCCAGGTCATTGAATCGAACGGGGGACGGACGGCAACAGGACAAACCGGAACGGTGCGCAATGTCTCAGTCAATGTCAATAATGAGGTTACACAAGTCGTTTCTAAAGTATCTGATGCCGTGGTCGGCGTCATCAATATCCAAAAAACAGGGGTATGGGATGAAGACGGTGAAGCGGGAACCGGATCAGGTGTTATTTATAAAAAGGACGGCAACACATCACACATTGTGACAAACCATCATGTGATTGAAGGAGCGACGCAAATTGAAGTCAGCTTGAATGACGGGACAAGACTTCCGGCAAAACTGATCGGCAGCGACAGGCTAATGGATCTTGCCGTTCTTCAAGTCAACAGCAATAAAATAAAAGCGGCTGCCGAGTTTGGAAATTCCGATAAGGTCAAGACAGGCGAGCCTGTGATTGCAATCGGAAACCCTCTCGGCCTGCAGTTCTCAGGTTCTGTCACACAGGGCATCATTTCTGGAACAGAGCGGGCTGTTCCAGTTGATTCGAATGGAGATGGACAGCCGGACTGGAATGCCGAGGTATTGCAGACAGATGCCGCCATTAACCCGGGAAACAGCGGCGGCGGACTGTTTAATATCGACGGCAAAGTGATCGGCATCAATTCGATGAAGATCGCAGAATCAGCCGTAGAAGGGATTGGACTGAGCATTCCGGCAAACCTCGCGATCCCTGTTATTAATGATTTGGAGAAATACGGTGAAGTGAGACGCCCGTATCTCGGAATCGAGATGAAGTCCCTTGGCGATATCGCCAGCTACCATTGGCAGGAAACGCTTAAACTGCCGGACAATGTCACTTCAGGCGTTGTTGTCATGGGCGTTGCCCCAATGTCGCCTGCAGGAAGAGCGGATCTGAATGAACTTGATGTTATCATTGAGTTCAACGGCGAGCGGGTATACGACATCGTCGACCTGCGCAAAGAGCTTTATACGAAACATGTTGGCGACACAGTGAAATTGAAATATATGCGCGGCGGAAAAGAAAAAACAACAGAAGTGAAACTGTCGCGGTCCAAATTGGGCAATTAA
- a CDS encoding recombinase family protein, translated as MRAVGYVRVSTDKQLDNTSIGKQREEIEKYCKNNDISLVHIFDEGAKSAESFKNRTEFKELYSFVLDKKNKIDYVVVYDSDRISRDNLESLYIYKRLTQAGINLICIADNIDTRDPRAKILYQIMSLVAELERDMIIFRTNSGMEKRASEGHFNGGVIYGYASKNKKLKIVPEEAKVINYIFEKYAINQWGYRKIASHLNTLGITTKKNNLWSITAVKTILSNPIYIGKVKWRNELRDGKHAPIIDIELWEKTQQVMDLNSYVQEKLHPGSFPLSGLLKCPECGSAMVQGNSSPKYKYYQCSRNKNSGSKACSSNLVKKDYAEQHVFDQLFCDLQKYNVKEPLIKMIHSYAMSEIEPLETTIKTYEVELEELKTKRKELINWRLKDIISEEILKEEMEDLREEEKLIITRIEKLQHLIKLRDKTFLTDIISTSLHDLKNFFNIIEDDDKKELLRSLIEEIHVNPGKTTKDRTIKEVIYKFDLKYLNQLN; from the coding sequence ATGCGAGCTGTTGGTTACGTTCGAGTAAGTACCGATAAACAATTAGACAATACTTCTATTGGAAAACAAAGAGAGGAAATTGAAAAATACTGCAAAAATAATGATATTTCCCTCGTTCACATCTTTGATGAGGGGGCGAAATCGGCTGAATCATTTAAAAATCGTACTGAATTTAAAGAGTTGTACTCATTTGTTTTAGATAAAAAAAACAAAATAGATTACGTTGTTGTTTATGATTCTGATCGTATATCGAGGGATAATTTAGAATCCCTTTATATTTATAAGCGATTAACACAGGCGGGAATAAACCTTATCTGTATAGCTGACAATATTGATACAAGAGATCCAAGAGCGAAAATTCTTTACCAAATCATGTCATTAGTTGCTGAATTAGAAAGAGATATGATTATTTTCCGAACAAACTCCGGCATGGAAAAAAGAGCTTCTGAAGGACATTTTAATGGAGGCGTAATTTATGGATATGCATCAAAGAATAAGAAACTTAAAATTGTGCCTGAAGAAGCAAAAGTCATAAATTATATTTTTGAGAAGTATGCGATAAATCAGTGGGGTTATAGAAAAATAGCGTCACACCTAAATACTTTAGGTATCACTACTAAAAAAAATAATTTATGGTCAATAACTGCCGTAAAAACGATACTAAGTAACCCCATATATATTGGCAAAGTAAAGTGGCGGAATGAACTGAGAGATGGAAAACATGCTCCCATCATAGATATAGAATTATGGGAGAAAACACAGCAAGTAATGGATCTAAACAGTTATGTGCAAGAGAAGTTGCATCCTGGAAGCTTCCCCTTATCAGGTTTGTTAAAATGTCCAGAATGTGGTTCAGCCATGGTACAAGGAAATAGCAGTCCAAAATACAAATACTACCAATGCTCCAGAAATAAGAACAGTGGTAGTAAGGCATGTTCCTCAAACCTTGTAAAAAAGGATTATGCTGAGCAACATGTATTTGATCAATTATTTTGTGATTTGCAAAAATACAATGTTAAAGAGCCATTGATCAAAATGATTCACTCATACGCCATGAGTGAAATTGAGCCATTGGAAACAACTATCAAGACGTATGAAGTTGAGTTAGAGGAATTAAAAACGAAGAGAAAAGAACTTATAAATTGGAGGCTAAAAGATATTATTTCAGAAGAGATTTTAAAAGAGGAAATGGAAGATTTACGAGAGGAAGAAAAATTAATAATAACTCGAATTGAAAAATTACAGCACCTCATTAAACTCAGAGATAAAACCTTTTTAACCGATATCATTTCAACTTCACTACACGATCTAAAGAACTTTTTCAATATTATCGAAGATGATGACAAAAAGGAATTACTTCGTTCTCTCATTGAAGAGATTCACGTAAATCCAGGAAAAACTACTAAGGATAGAACAATCAAAGAAGTGATTTATAAGTTTGATTTAAAATATTTGAATCAATTGAACTAA